In a genomic window of Streptomyces pristinaespiralis:
- a CDS encoding dihydrolipoamide acetyltransferase family protein: MTQDTSLRFREFKMPDVGEGLTEAEILKWYVQPGDTVTDGQVVCEVETAKAAVELPIPYDGVVHELRFAEGTTVDVGTSIITVDVAPGSGDAAPAEAAAVPPAQTEASPVAEAAAEVEEAKPQGRQPVLVGYGVAESSTKRRPRKQTGAPEQSLAAAAVQAEMNGHGVPTAPRPLAKPPVRKLAKDLGIDLATVTPTGPDGVITREDVHAAAAPAAAAAPVTAPAPEPVTAQETVSAPAVEAGARETRVPIKGVRKATASAMVGSAFTAPHVTEFVTIDVTRTMKLVEELKTDKDMAGLRVNPLLLIAKALLVAIKRNPEINASWDEANQEIVQKHYVNLGIAAATPRGLIVPNIKDAHDRTLPQLAAALGELVATAREGKTTPAAMQGGTVTITNVGVFGVDTGTPILNPGESAILAVGAIKLQPWVHKGKVKPRQVTTLALSFDHRLVDGELGSKVLADVAAILEQPKRLMTWA; this comes from the coding sequence ATGACTCAAGACACTTCCCTTCGCTTCCGCGAGTTCAAGATGCCCGACGTGGGCGAGGGACTCACCGAGGCCGAGATCCTCAAGTGGTACGTCCAGCCGGGCGACACCGTCACCGACGGTCAGGTCGTGTGCGAGGTCGAGACGGCGAAGGCGGCCGTCGAGCTGCCGATCCCGTACGACGGCGTGGTGCACGAGCTGCGCTTCGCCGAGGGCACCACCGTCGACGTCGGAACCTCGATCATCACGGTCGACGTGGCCCCGGGAAGCGGTGACGCGGCTCCGGCCGAGGCCGCCGCGGTCCCGCCCGCCCAGACCGAGGCGTCGCCCGTCGCCGAGGCCGCCGCAGAGGTGGAGGAGGCGAAGCCGCAGGGCCGTCAGCCGGTCCTCGTCGGCTACGGCGTCGCCGAGTCCTCGACCAAGCGCAGGCCGCGCAAGCAGACGGGTGCGCCCGAGCAGTCCCTGGCGGCCGCGGCCGTCCAGGCGGAGATGAACGGCCACGGCGTGCCGACGGCGCCGCGTCCGCTCGCCAAGCCTCCGGTGCGCAAGCTCGCCAAGGACCTGGGCATCGACCTGGCGACGGTCACCCCGACCGGCCCCGACGGCGTCATCACCCGCGAGGACGTCCACGCGGCCGCCGCCCCGGCCGCCGCCGCGGCACCGGTCACCGCGCCGGCCCCCGAGCCGGTCACCGCGCAGGAGACGGTCTCCGCCCCCGCCGTCGAGGCGGGCGCGCGGGAGACCCGGGTGCCCATCAAGGGCGTGCGGAAGGCGACCGCCTCCGCGATGGTCGGCAGCGCCTTCACCGCACCGCATGTCACGGAGTTCGTCACGATCGACGTGACGCGCACGATGAAGCTGGTCGAGGAGCTCAAGACCGACAAGGACATGGCCGGTCTGCGGGTCAATCCGCTGCTGCTGATCGCCAAGGCCCTGCTGGTCGCCATCAAGCGGAACCCGGAGATCAACGCCTCGTGGGACGAGGCGAACCAGGAGATCGTGCAGAAGCACTACGTCAACCTGGGCATCGCCGCGGCCACTCCGCGGGGCCTGATCGTGCCGAACATCAAGGACGCGCACGACAGGACCCTGCCGCAGCTGGCGGCGGCGCTGGGCGAGCTGGTGGCGACGGCCCGCGAGGGGAAGACCACCCCGGCGGCCATGCAGGGCGGCACGGTGACCATCACCAACGTCGGCGTCTTCGGCGTCGACACCGGTACGCCGATCCTCAACCCCGGTGAGTCCGCGATCCTCGCGGTCGGTGCGATCAAGCTCCAGCCGTGGGTCCACAAGGGCAAGGTGAAGCCGCGTCAGGTCACCACGCTGGCCCTCTCCTTCGACCACCGCCTGGTCGACGGCGAGCTCGGCTCCAAGGTTCTCGCCGATGTCGCGGCGATCCTGGAGCAGCCGAAGAGGCTGATGACCTGGGCCTGA
- a CDS encoding alpha-ketoacid dehydrogenase subunit beta, with the protein MAVQKLPLAKALNESLRKALETDPKVLIMGEDVGKLGGVFRITDGLQKDFGEDRVIDTPLAESGIVGTAIGLALRGYRPVVEIQFDGFVFPAYDQIVTQLAKMHARALGKIKLPVVIRIPYGGGIGAVEHHSESPEALFAHVAGLKVVSPSNSSDAYWMLQQAIQSDDPVIFFEPKRRYWDKSEVDTEAIPGPLHAARVAQPGSDVTLAAYGPMVKVCLEAAAAAAEEGKSVEVLDLRSMSPIDFDTIQTSVEKTGRLVVVHEAPVFYGSGAEIAARITERCFYHLEAPVLRVGGFHAPYPPARLEEEYLPGLDRVLDAVDRSLAY; encoded by the coding sequence ATGGCTGTACAGAAGCTTCCTCTCGCGAAGGCGCTCAACGAGTCGCTCCGCAAGGCCCTCGAGACCGACCCCAAGGTCCTGATCATGGGTGAGGACGTCGGCAAGCTCGGCGGCGTCTTCCGTATCACCGACGGCCTCCAGAAGGACTTCGGCGAGGACCGTGTCATCGACACCCCGCTCGCCGAGTCGGGCATCGTCGGCACCGCCATCGGTCTGGCCCTGCGCGGCTACCGCCCCGTGGTGGAGATCCAGTTCGACGGCTTCGTCTTCCCGGCGTACGACCAGATCGTCACGCAGCTCGCGAAGATGCACGCCCGCGCGCTCGGCAAGATCAAGCTGCCGGTCGTCATCCGCATCCCCTACGGCGGCGGTATCGGCGCTGTCGAGCACCACTCCGAGTCCCCGGAGGCGCTCTTCGCGCACGTGGCCGGCCTCAAGGTGGTCTCCCCGTCGAACTCCTCCGACGCCTACTGGATGCTCCAGCAGGCGATCCAGAGCGACGACCCGGTGATCTTCTTCGAGCCGAAGCGCCGCTACTGGGACAAGAGCGAGGTGGACACCGAAGCCATCCCCGGCCCGCTGCACGCGGCGCGCGTCGCCCAGCCCGGGTCCGACGTCACGCTGGCCGCATACGGCCCGATGGTGAAGGTCTGCCTCGAGGCGGCCGCAGCCGCCGCCGAGGAGGGCAAGTCGGTGGAGGTCCTCGACCTCCGCTCGATGTCCCCGATCGACTTCGACACCATCCAGACGTCCGTCGAGAAGACCGGCCGGCTGGTCGTGGTCCACGAGGCCCCCGTCTTCTACGGCTCCGGAGCCGAGATCGCGGCCCGCATCACCGAGCGGTGCTTCTACCACCTCGAGGCCCCTGTGCTGAGGGTCGGCGGCTTCCACGCCCCGTATCCTCCGGCGCGGCTCGAGGAGGAGTACCTTCCGGGTCTGGACCGTGTGCTGGACGCCGTCGACCGCTCGCTCGCGTACTGA
- the pdhA gene encoding pyruvate dehydrogenase (acetyl-transferring) E1 component subunit alpha produces the protein MTVESTAAARKPRRASKRASATKKPQSSEPQLVQLLTPEGERVQHPEYDIDLSADELRGLYRDMVLTRRFDSEATALQRQGELGLWASLLGQEAAQIGSGRALRDDDYVFPTYREHGVAWCRGVDPTNLLGMFRGVNHGGWDPTTNNFHLYTIVIGSQTLHATGYAMGVAKDGADSAVIAYFGDGASSQGDVAESFTFSAVYNAPVVFFCQNNQWAISEPTERQTRVPLYQRAQGFGFPGVRVDGNDVLACLAVTRSALERARRGEGPTLVEAFTYRMGAHTTSDDPTKYRHDDERAAWEAKDPILRLRTYLEAEGHADEAFFTSLDEESDVLAKRVREAVRAMPDPEDMAMFDHVYADGHSLVDEERAQFAAYQASFAEEGN, from the coding sequence GTGACCGTGGAGAGCACTGCTGCCGCGCGTAAACCGCGACGCGCCAGTAAGCGCGCCAGCGCCACCAAGAAGCCGCAGAGTTCCGAGCCCCAGCTCGTACAGCTGCTGACGCCCGAGGGTGAGCGCGTCCAGCATCCCGAGTACGACATCGATCTGAGCGCCGACGAGCTGCGCGGGCTGTACCGGGACATGGTCCTGACCCGCCGCTTCGACTCCGAGGCCACCGCCCTGCAGCGCCAGGGCGAGCTGGGCCTGTGGGCCTCGCTGCTGGGTCAGGAAGCCGCGCAGATCGGCTCGGGACGCGCCCTGCGCGACGACGACTACGTCTTCCCGACCTACCGGGAGCACGGCGTCGCCTGGTGCCGCGGTGTCGACCCGACCAACCTGCTGGGCATGTTCCGCGGGGTGAACCACGGTGGCTGGGACCCGACCACCAACAACTTCCACCTGTACACGATCGTCATCGGCTCGCAGACGCTGCACGCCACCGGCTACGCCATGGGCGTCGCCAAGGACGGCGCCGACTCGGCCGTGATCGCGTACTTCGGCGACGGCGCCTCCAGCCAGGGCGACGTGGCCGAGTCGTTCACGTTCTCCGCGGTCTACAACGCCCCGGTCGTGTTCTTCTGCCAGAACAACCAGTGGGCGATCTCCGAGCCCACCGAGCGCCAGACCCGGGTGCCGCTGTACCAGCGTGCCCAGGGCTTCGGCTTCCCCGGCGTCCGTGTCGACGGCAACGACGTCCTCGCCTGCCTTGCGGTGACCCGCTCCGCCCTGGAGCGGGCCCGCCGCGGCGAGGGCCCGACGCTCGTCGAGGCCTTCACCTACCGGATGGGTGCGCACACCACCTCGGACGACCCGACCAAGTACCGCCACGACGACGAGCGGGCGGCCTGGGAGGCCAAGGACCCGATTCTGCGCCTGCGTACCTACCTCGAGGCCGAGGGCCACGCCGACGAGGCGTTCTTCACCTCCCTCGACGAGGAGAGCGACGTGCTCGCCAAGCGTGTCCGCGAGGCGGTCCGGGCCATGCCCGACCCCGAGGACATGGCGATGTTCGACCACGTCTACGCAGACGGGCACTCCCTCGTCGACGAGGAGCGCGCCCAGTTCGCCGCTTACCAGGCGTCGTTCGCCGAGGAGGGCAACTAG
- a CDS encoding response regulator, protein MHEKGKITVFLLDDHEVVRRGVHELLAAESDIEVVGEAGTAEDALVRIPAAAPDVAILDVRLPDGSGVEVCREVRSRNENINCLMLTSFADDEALFDAIMAGAAGYALKAIRGSELLAAVRDVAAGRSLLDPAATARVLERLREGNRPAGDERLANLTDQERRILDLIGEGLTNRAIGERLHLAEKTIKNYVSSLLSKLGMERRAQAAAYVARIQAERQHH, encoded by the coding sequence GTGCACGAAAAGGGAAAAATCACTGTATTTCTCCTCGACGACCATGAAGTGGTCCGGCGCGGCGTTCATGAGCTGCTCGCCGCCGAGTCGGACATCGAGGTCGTCGGCGAGGCCGGAACCGCGGAAGACGCCCTGGTCAGGATCCCTGCGGCCGCCCCTGACGTCGCCATCCTGGACGTGCGGCTGCCGGACGGGAGCGGCGTGGAGGTGTGCCGGGAGGTCCGTTCGCGGAACGAGAACATCAACTGCCTGATGCTCACCTCGTTCGCGGACGACGAGGCCCTCTTCGACGCGATCATGGCGGGTGCCGCGGGATACGCGCTGAAGGCGATCCGCGGCAGCGAGCTGCTGGCCGCGGTGCGGGACGTCGCCGCGGGAAGGTCGCTGCTGGACCCGGCGGCGACCGCCCGGGTCCTCGAGCGGCTGCGCGAGGGGAACAGACCGGCCGGCGACGAGCGCCTCGCGAACCTCACGGACCAGGAGCGCAGGATCCTGGACCTGATCGGCGAGGGACTCACCAACCGGGCCATCGGCGAGCGGCTCCACCTCGCCGAGAAGACCATCAAGAACTACGTCTCCAGCCTGCTCTCCAAACTGGGCATGGAGCGGCGCGCGCAGGCGGCCGCGTACGTGGCGAGGATCCAGGCGGAACGTCAGCACCACTGA
- a CDS encoding pyridoxamine 5'-phosphate oxidase family protein produces MSSEELRAIELLSRVRYGVLVTSLRAMPVLVPARHVLADGRVLLRLQATGDGVRAGCGSVVAYGADNLNSGSAALWSVQFTGTAETVRPTDEELARFGPRPQRVDGENFRPAYLCVEPHFATLHTLHDSAGHSAQHAE; encoded by the coding sequence ATGTCCTCAGAGGAACTCCGCGCCATCGAGCTGCTCAGCCGCGTCCGCTACGGCGTGCTGGTGACCAGCCTCCGGGCCATGCCCGTCCTGGTCCCCGCGCGCCATGTCTTGGCGGACGGACGGGTGCTGCTGCGTCTGCAGGCCACGGGGGACGGTGTGCGGGCGGGCTGCGGCAGCGTGGTCGCCTACGGCGCGGACAACCTCAACTCCGGTTCGGCGGCCCTCTGGTCGGTGCAGTTCACCGGCACCGCCGAGACGGTCAGGCCGACGGACGAGGAACTGGCGCGCTTCGGGCCGCGGCCGCAACGCGTCGACGGCGAGAACTTCCGGCCGGCATATCTGTGCGTCGAACCCCACTTCGCCACCTTGCACACTTTGCATGATTCCGCAGGGCATTCGGCACAACACGCGGAGTGA
- a CDS encoding phosphotransferase: protein MPRSSDTAPPLSVLLRRYENAGEPLSCKPVTQGLLNRGYRLATTRGAYFLKHHLDGDHEAIARQHRATQRLQALDVPVAPPLEDQDGDTVAVIDGHCYALHPWIDGRHLGGAQLSTAQSRRLGSLLGLVHTCLAQVMDDGTPRTSEHGSADPEKTFSLIDELLELARSARPRDSFDTLAEHRLLQRRTLLERHADRRPPPGGAGGWVHGDFHPLNLLYRGAEPAAIVDWDRLGVQPRAEEAVRAAAIFFVLPAGRLELTKVRAYARAYRRAAAADPAELRAAVHRVWWERLNDFWILRWRYQLHDRRADPQFPAVSALAVWWTKEYDAVCDAFAG from the coding sequence GTGCCGCGCTCATCTGATACTGCTCCGCCCCTCTCCGTGCTTCTGCGCCGATACGAGAACGCGGGCGAGCCCCTTTCCTGCAAACCCGTCACCCAGGGGCTTCTCAACCGTGGTTACCGCCTGGCGACCACCCGTGGGGCGTACTTCCTCAAGCACCACCTCGACGGCGACCACGAGGCCATCGCGCGGCAGCATCGCGCCACCCAGCGGCTCCAGGCCCTCGACGTGCCCGTCGCGCCGCCCCTGGAGGACCAGGACGGCGACACGGTCGCCGTGATCGACGGCCACTGCTACGCCCTGCACCCCTGGATCGACGGCCGGCACCTGGGCGGCGCCCAGCTCAGCACCGCCCAGTCACGCCGGCTCGGATCGCTCCTCGGCCTGGTGCACACCTGCCTGGCGCAGGTCATGGACGACGGCACGCCCCGTACGTCCGAACACGGCAGCGCCGATCCCGAAAAGACGTTCAGCCTCATCGACGAGCTGCTGGAACTGGCCAGGTCGGCCCGGCCGCGCGACTCCTTCGACACCCTGGCGGAACACCGCCTCCTTCAGCGGCGCACGCTGCTGGAGCGCCATGCCGACCGCAGGCCGCCGCCGGGCGGCGCGGGCGGCTGGGTGCACGGCGACTTCCACCCGCTGAACCTGCTCTACCGGGGGGCGGAGCCGGCCGCGATCGTCGACTGGGACCGGCTCGGGGTCCAGCCGCGGGCGGAGGAGGCGGTGCGGGCGGCGGCGATCTTCTTCGTCCTCCCGGCCGGCAGGCTGGAGCTCACGAAGGTGCGGGCCTACGCGCGGGCGTACCGGCGCGCCGCGGCCGCCGACCCCGCCGAACTGCGGGCCGCCGTCCACCGGGTGTGGTGGGAGCGGCTCAACGACTTCTGGATACTGCGCTGGCGCTACCAGCTGCACGACCGAAGGGCCGACCCGCAGTTCCCCGCGGTGTCGGCCCTGGCGGTGTGGTGGACGAAGGAGTACGACGCGGTGTGCGACGCCTTCGCCGGGTGA
- a CDS encoding protein kinase domain-containing protein — protein sequence MAPEPGADGSGVPDSAEAWGVGGLVGDGRYRLTHRLGRGGMAEVFAAEDVRLGRTVAVKLLRPDLAEDPVSKARFTREAQSVAGLNHHAVVAVYDSGEDVVGSQTVPYIVMELVEGRTIRDLLVNAEAPPPEQALIIVSGVLEALAYSHQHGIVHRDIKPANVIITNSGAVKVMDFGIARALHGAQSTMTQTGMVMGTPQYLSPEQALGKAVDHRSDLYATGCLLYELLALRPPFTGETPLSVVYQHVQDIPVPPSEVSDVVPPELDGLVMRSLAKDPDDRFQSAEEMRGLVQYGLQMLQQQGSHNGTWNTGPVQLYDGGGTPARGMTGATAAHPVHGETSQGPILPPMNPNDGGYDGGYGAGRPGGRGGRGKMWLLAALAVVAVVVGIAFALDKANDKGGTSPGDGKTVSETPSTPSETPTPTEEETEPTDEPDTSTGGNQQPSWTPSDVPSFTPSTQPTPSWTPSPTDKPTKPTDPPTATTPTPTEPTDEPPPSETGGATEGGGGTVEGNDGGE from the coding sequence ATGGCACCCGAACCCGGAGCAGACGGCAGCGGAGTGCCGGATTCCGCGGAAGCCTGGGGTGTCGGCGGACTGGTCGGCGACGGCCGCTACCGCCTGACGCACCGTCTCGGCCGCGGCGGCATGGCCGAGGTGTTCGCGGCGGAGGACGTACGGCTGGGCCGTACGGTCGCCGTCAAACTGCTGCGCCCGGACCTGGCGGAGGATCCGGTCTCCAAGGCGCGCTTCACCCGTGAGGCGCAGTCGGTCGCCGGCCTCAACCACCATGCGGTGGTGGCCGTCTACGACTCCGGCGAGGACGTGGTGGGCAGCCAGACCGTCCCCTACATCGTGATGGAGCTCGTCGAGGGGCGCACCATCCGCGATCTGCTGGTCAACGCGGAGGCCCCGCCGCCCGAGCAGGCACTGATCATCGTCTCCGGCGTCCTCGAGGCCCTCGCCTATTCGCACCAGCACGGCATCGTGCACCGCGACATCAAGCCGGCCAACGTCATCATCACCAACTCCGGTGCGGTCAAGGTGATGGACTTCGGCATCGCGCGCGCACTGCACGGCGCCCAGTCGACGATGACCCAGACCGGCATGGTCATGGGCACGCCCCAGTACCTCTCCCCCGAGCAGGCGCTGGGCAAGGCCGTCGACCACCGCTCCGACCTGTATGCGACGGGCTGCCTGCTGTACGAACTTCTCGCGCTGCGGCCGCCGTTCACCGGTGAGACGCCGCTCTCGGTGGTCTACCAGCACGTGCAGGACATTCCCGTGCCGCCGTCCGAGGTCTCCGACGTGGTGCCGCCCGAGCTCGACGGGCTGGTCATGCGCTCCCTCGCGAAGGACCCGGACGACCGGTTCCAGAGCGCGGAGGAGATGCGCGGTCTGGTGCAGTACGGGCTGCAGATGCTCCAGCAGCAGGGCAGCCACAACGGCACCTGGAACACCGGCCCGGTCCAGCTCTACGACGGTGGCGGCACCCCGGCGAGGGGAATGACCGGCGCGACCGCGGCGCACCCCGTGCACGGCGAGACCTCCCAGGGCCCGATCCTGCCCCCGATGAACCCGAACGACGGGGGCTACGACGGCGGTTACGGCGCCGGGCGCCCCGGCGGCCGGGGCGGCCGGGGCAAGATGTGGCTGCTCGCGGCCCTCGCCGTGGTCGCGGTGGTCGTGGGCATCGCCTTCGCGCTCGACAAGGCGAACGACAAGGGCGGCACGAGCCCCGGCGACGGCAAAACGGTTTCCGAGACGCCGTCGACGCCGTCGGAGACGCCGACGCCGACCGAGGAGGAGACGGAGCCGACGGACGAGCCCGACACCTCCACGGGCGGCAACCAGCAGCCGTCCTGGACCCCTTCGGACGTGCCGTCGTTCACGCCGAGCACACAGCCGACGCCTTCCTGGACGCCGTCTCCGACGGACAAGCCGACCAAGCCGACGGATCCTCCGACAGCGACGACGCCGACGCCGACCGAGCCGACGGACGAGCCGCCGCCGAGCGAGACCGGCGGGGCCACCGAAGGCGGAGGCGGCACGGTGGAGGGCAACGACGGAGGCGAGTGA
- a CDS encoding protein kinase domain-containing protein, giving the protein MSQDGAQGRYAGGSVAGGRYQLRDLLGEGGMASVYLAYDSALDRQVAIKTLHTELGREQSFRERFRREAQAVAKLSHTNIVSVFDTGEDELDGSLMPYIVMEYVEGQPLGSVLAADIQQYGAMPADKALKVTADVLAALETSHEMGLVHRDIKPGNVMMTKRGIVKVMDFGIARAMQSGVTSMTQTGMVVGTPQYLSPEQALGRGVDARSDLYSVGIMLFQLLTGRLPFDADSPLAIAYAHVQEEPVAPSTVNRSVTPAMDALVARALKKNPNERFPSAAAMRDECARVASAGQTGAPVIISGAPASSGAGVGSAVFPPLDQSAPPPQSGVQTPYQPGPYGPPTPAPTPHYGYPTPAPAYQTQAPAVSTPPPYTISPQPATNGGGGGGRRNMPVIVGAIAVALLAVGGLITAIAMNKDDDPGTEAGGDPTTSESQQAGYKGPERQRKIDKTKCSDAQEGYDDPSKVQAPDFVYKDILSVKECAQAAGWKVNVKDVPNAQWGEGVVVTQFPGADVEVSEDDATFDLEVSTGYPE; this is encoded by the coding sequence ATGAGCCAGGACGGCGCGCAGGGCCGCTATGCGGGTGGTTCCGTGGCGGGCGGCCGGTATCAGCTTCGCGATCTGCTCGGCGAAGGCGGCATGGCTTCCGTCTACCTGGCCTACGACTCCGCGCTGGACCGCCAGGTGGCCATCAAGACGCTCCACACGGAACTCGGGCGCGAGCAGTCGTTCCGCGAGCGGTTCCGGCGTGAGGCGCAGGCCGTCGCCAAGCTGTCCCACACCAACATCGTGTCCGTCTTCGACACCGGCGAGGACGAGCTCGACGGCTCGCTGATGCCGTACATCGTCATGGAGTACGTGGAGGGTCAGCCGCTGGGATCCGTCCTGGCCGCCGACATCCAGCAGTACGGCGCGATGCCCGCCGACAAGGCGCTCAAGGTCACCGCCGACGTGCTCGCGGCCCTGGAGACCAGCCACGAGATGGGCCTGGTCCACCGCGACATCAAGCCCGGCAACGTGATGATGACCAAGCGCGGCATCGTCAAGGTGATGGACTTCGGCATCGCCCGTGCGATGCAGTCGGGCGTCACGTCCATGACGCAGACGGGCATGGTCGTCGGCACCCCGCAGTACCTCTCCCCCGAGCAGGCCCTCGGCCGGGGTGTGGACGCCCGCTCCGACCTGTACTCGGTCGGGATCATGCTCTTCCAGCTGCTGACCGGCCGGCTGCCGTTCGACGCCGACTCGCCGCTGGCGATCGCGTACGCGCACGTCCAGGAAGAGCCGGTCGCGCCGTCCACCGTCAACCGGTCCGTCACCCCCGCGATGGACGCGCTCGTCGCCCGGGCCCTGAAGAAGAACCCGAACGAGCGTTTTCCGAGCGCCGCGGCCATGCGCGACGAGTGCGCCCGTGTCGCGAGCGCCGGGCAGACCGGCGCACCCGTGATCATCAGCGGCGCGCCCGCCAGCAGCGGTGCGGGAGTCGGTTCCGCCGTCTTCCCGCCTCTGGACCAGTCGGCGCCGCCCCCGCAGAGCGGCGTCCAGACGCCCTACCAGCCTGGCCCTTACGGCCCGCCCACCCCGGCCCCGACGCCGCACTACGGCTACCCGACGCCGGCCCCTGCGTACCAGACACAGGCTCCGGCGGTCTCGACCCCGCCGCCGTACACGATCTCCCCGCAGCCCGCCACGAACGGCGGCGGTGGCGGCGGCAGGCGGAACATGCCGGTGATCGTGGGCGCCATCGCGGTGGCACTGCTCGCGGTCGGCGGGCTCATCACCGCGATCGCCATGAACAAGGACGACGATCCGGGCACCGAGGCCGGCGGCGACCCGACGACCAGCGAGTCGCAGCAGGCCGGCTACAAGGGCCCGGAGCGCCAGCGGAAGATCGACAAGACGAAGTGCTCCGACGCACAGGAGGGCTACGACGACCCGTCCAAGGTCCAGGCCCCCGACTTCGTCTACAAGGACATCCTGTCGGTCAAGGAGTGCGCGCAGGCCGCGGGCTGGAAGGTCAACGTCAAGGACGTGCCCAACGCGCAGTGGGGCGAGGGCGTCGTGGTGACGCAGTTCCCGGGCGCCGACGTCGAGGTGTCGGAGGACGACGCGACGTTCGACCTCGAGGTCTCCACCGGCTATCCGGAGTAG
- a CDS encoding PadR family transcriptional regulator, protein MSIRHGLLALLEHGPRYGSQLRSEFESRTGATWPLNVGQVYTTLNRLERDGMVAQNGEDEAGHALYVITDAGRSELRSWFETPVDRSSPPRDELAIKLAMAVGAPGVDIRAVIQSQRHHTVNAMQDYTRLKAQALAAIESGGSRERDDVAWLLVLEQLIFQTEAEARWLDHCEVRLIRLSAAGRGTGPAAVPPSSAPSAQTAPTTTGARPARPD, encoded by the coding sequence ATGTCCATCAGGCACGGGCTGCTCGCCCTCCTTGAACACGGCCCTCGGTACGGCTCTCAGCTCCGCTCGGAGTTCGAGTCGCGCACGGGCGCCACCTGGCCCCTCAACGTCGGCCAGGTCTACACGACCCTCAACCGCCTGGAGCGGGACGGGATGGTCGCGCAGAACGGCGAGGACGAGGCCGGGCACGCGCTGTACGTCATCACGGACGCCGGCCGCTCGGAGCTCAGAAGCTGGTTCGAGACGCCCGTGGACCGCAGCAGCCCGCCCCGCGACGAACTGGCCATCAAGCTCGCCATGGCGGTCGGCGCACCGGGGGTGGACATCCGTGCCGTCATCCAGTCCCAGCGCCACCACACGGTGAACGCCATGCAGGACTACACCCGTCTCAAGGCGCAGGCCCTGGCCGCGATCGAGAGCGGGGGGTCGCGGGAGCGGGACGACGTGGCATGGCTGCTCGTACTGGAGCAGCTGATCTTCCAGACGGAGGCCGAGGCGCGCTGGCTCGACCACTGCGAGGTGCGGCTGATCAGGCTCTCGGCGGCCGGTCGGGGAACGGGACCGGCCGCGGTCCCACCCTCATCCGCACCGTCGGCGCAGACGGCCCCGACCACGACGGGAGCACGTCCGGCCCGGCCCGACTAG
- a CDS encoding ABC transporter ATP-binding protein: MSEQLSQQPRPAQQPVLQLQQLTRVHGSGATEVHALRGINLDVFPGELVAVMGPSGSGKSTLLTIAGGLDAPTSGRVIVENTDITTADRKTLAALRRRSIGYVFQDYNLIPALTAAENVALPRELDGISARKARGEAVAALEEMDLGHLADRFPDEMSGGQQQRVAIARALVGDRRLVLADEPTGALDSETGESVLALLRSRCDAGAAGILVTHEPRFAAWADRVVFLRDGAVVDQTVRSQADSLLSGQAAEL, translated from the coding sequence ATGTCCGAACAGCTGTCACAGCAGCCTCGGCCCGCACAACAACCGGTGCTGCAACTCCAGCAGCTGACCCGTGTGCACGGCAGCGGCGCCACCGAGGTGCATGCCCTGCGCGGCATCAACCTCGATGTCTTCCCCGGTGAACTCGTCGCCGTCATGGGTCCGTCGGGCTCCGGCAAGTCGACGCTGCTGACCATCGCGGGCGGCCTCGACGCCCCGACCTCGGGGCGGGTGATCGTCGAGAACACCGACATCACGACCGCCGACCGCAAGACGCTCGCCGCGCTGCGCCGGCGCAGCATCGGCTACGTCTTCCAGGACTACAACCTCATCCCGGCGCTCACCGCCGCAGAGAACGTCGCCCTGCCGCGCGAGCTCGACGGCATCTCCGCCCGTAAGGCCCGTGGCGAAGCCGTCGCCGCGCTCGAGGAGATGGACCTCGGACATCTCGCCGACCGGTTCCCCGACGAGATGTCGGGCGGCCAGCAGCAGCGCGTGGCCATCGCGCGAGCCCTCGTCGGCGATCGCCGTCTCGTGCTCGCCGACGAGCCGACCGGCGCCCTGGACTCGGAGACCGGCGAGTCCGTGCTCGCCCTGCTGCGCTCCCGCTGCGACGCCGGCGCCGCAGGCATCCTGGTCACCCACGAGCCGCGCTTCGCCGCCTGGGCCGACCGCGTGGTGTTCCTGCGCGACGGCGCGGTCGTCGACCAGACCGTCCGCAGCCAGGCGGACTCCCTGCTCTCCGGCCAGGCGGCCGAACTGTGA